In the genome of Oncorhynchus gorbuscha isolate QuinsamMale2020 ecotype Even-year unplaced genomic scaffold, OgorEven_v1.0 Un_scaffold_3012, whole genome shotgun sequence, the window ctctacaggagtcctggtattctcattataacccataataccaacctctctctacaggagtcctggtagtctcattataacccataataccaacctctctacaggagtcctggtagtctcattataacccataataccaacctctctacaggagtcctggtagtctcattataacccataataccaacctctctctacaggagtcctggtagtctcattataacccataataccaacctctctctacagaagtcctggtagtctcacccataataccaacctcttaACCAGCGAATTCTCAGATTACCAACCTGCTGTAGTTCTCATTATCTCAacctacaggagtcctggtagtctcattataacccataataccaaccctctctacaggagtcctggtagtctcattataacccataataccaacccctctacaggagtcctggtagtctcattataacccatgaTACCAACCTCTCtcacaggagtcctggtagtctcattataacccataataccaaccctctctacaggagtcctggtagtctcattataacccataataccaacctctctacaggagtcctggtagtctcattataacccataataccagtcctggtagtctcattataacccataataccaacctctctctacaggagtcctggtagtctcattataacccataataccaacctatctctacaggagtcctggtagtctcattataacccataataccaacctctctctacaggagtcctggtagtctcattataacccataataccaacctctctctacaggagtcctggtagtctcattataacccataataccaacccatctctacaggagtcctggtagtctcattataacccataataccaacctctctctacaggagtcctggtagtctcattataacccataataccaagtccaggagtcctggtagtctcattataacccataataccaactctctctacaggagtcctggtagtctcattataacccataataccaacctctctctacaggagtcctggtagtctcattataacccataaacCAACctatctctacaggagtcctggtagtctcattataacccataataccaacctctctctacaggagtcctggtagtctcattataacccataataccaacctatctctacaggagtcctggtagtctcattataacccataataccaacctctctctacaggagtcctggtagtctcattataacccataataccaacctatctatacaggagtcctggtagtctcattataacccataataccaacctctctctacaggagtcctggtagtctcattataacccataataccaacctctctctacaggagtccttgTAGtatcattataacccataataccaacctctctctataGGTGAAAGTCCTGTCCATGACTCTGGTAGTGAAGGAGGAAGTCCCCTACATCACACACCAACAAGGTGGGAGACAATAATGACCAACATTTtatgagattaaatgtatttattttaaaggCCACACATGGAAAAGGCCAACATGGAACCTAATGTAAAGATTTCAGGTCTTGAACCTAATtaaagctttcaggtcttgaACCCTAATGTAAACTTTCAGGTCTTGAACCTAATGTAAAAGTCTTTCTTTCAGGTcttgaacctaatgtaaagctttcaggtcttgaacctaatgtaaagctttcaggtctggaacctaatgtctcaggtcttgaacctaatgtaaagctttcaggtattgaacctaatgtaaagctttcaggtatgaacctaatgtaaagctttcaggtcttgaacctaatgtaaagctttcaggtcttgaacctaatgtaaagctttcaggtcttgaacctaatgtaaagctttcaggtcttgaACCTAATGTAAACCTATTGAACcgtaaagctttcaggtcttgaacctaatgtaaagctttcaggtcttgaacctaatgtaaagctttcaggtcttgaacctaatgtaaagctttcaggtcttgaacctaaaatgtaaagctttcaggtcttgaacctaatgtaaagctttcaggtcttgaACCTAATGGCTTTTCTTGAATTAAATGTATTGTAAAGCTTTCATGTAAAGATGCTTTCAGGTCTTCTTGAACAGGTcttgaacctaatgtaaagctttcaggtctgaacctaatgtaaagctttcaggtcttgaacctaatgtaaagctttcaggtctgaacctaatgtaaagctttcaggtcttgaacctaatgtaaagctttcaggtcttgaacctaatgtaaagctttcaggtcttgaacctaatgtaaagctttcaggtcttgaacctaatgtaaagctttcaggtctggaataatgtaaagctttcaggtctgaacctaatgtaaagctttcatGAATGTTCATTGTCTTGAACCTCATTGTagaacctaatgtaaagctttcaggtaaagctttcaggtctggaacctaatgtaaagctttcaggtatTGAACTTAATGTAAAGCTTTATTGTATTGTGTTTATGAATAGAGTTCTGACATGGTTCATGATGATGTTCTGTATTCATTGTAGGATCCTGGTCACCAATCCAGCACCAAAGCTGTAGAGTCCCAGGGTCCCGATCCAAGACATGAGGAGGACATCACTCAAACACCTGGGATGAACATTCATATTgtagaagaggggaaggaggaagtgaaagaggaggatgaagttGGTGGTTTTATCAATTCTGAAGGAGAAGAATTTGACTGGGATTCTGTTCAACATAGTAAGTGGAGGCAGAACACGGACTGTTCTTTAGTTGACTGGGGTTCTGTTCAACATAGTAAGTGGAGGCAAAACTCTGACTGTTCTTTAGTTGACTGGGGTTCTGTTCAACATAGTAAGTGGAGGTAGAACTCTGTTCTTTAGTTGACTGAGGTTCTGTTCAACATAGTAAGTGGAGGCAGAACTCTGTTCTTTAGTTGACTGGGGTTCTGTTCAACATAGTAAGTGGAGGCAGAACTCTGTTCTTTAGTTGACTGGGATTCTGTTCAACATAGTAAGTGGAGGTAGAACTCTGACTGTTCTTTAGTTGACTGGGGTTCTGTTCAACATAGTAAGTGGAGGCAGAACTCTGTTCTTTAGTTGACTGGGGTTCTGTTCAACATAGTAAGTGGAGGCAGAACTCTGTTCTTTAGTTGACTGGGATTCTGTTCAACATAGTAAGTGGAGGCAGAACTCTGTTCTTTAGTTGACTGGGATTCTGTTCAACATAGTAAGTGGAGGCAGAACTCTGTTCTTTAGTTGACTGGGGTTCTGTTCAACATAGTAAGTGGAGGCAGAACTCTGTTCTTTAGTTGACTGGGATTCTGTTCAACATAGTAAGTGGAGGCAGAACTCTGTTCTTTAGTTGACTGAGGTTCTGTTCAACATAGTAAGTGGAGGTAGAACTCTTGACTGTTCTTTAGTTGACTGGGGTTCTGTTCAACATAGTAAGTGGAGGTAGAACTCTGTTCTTTAGTTGACTGGGGTTCTGTTCAGCCCATctcctatgaagtgcactacttgtTGACCAGGGTCCTGGACAAAGTGGATGCACTTGATAGAGAATAAGGTACCATTTTTGGATACGGACTGTGAATGAATGTCGACTTGCTCGCCTCAATACCTAACCCACTCTGttattcacacaggagagagccCTGACTGTGGCTTAGACAGCAAAGCGAATCCCGCCACATCAGAACATCCTGAACACCAGGAGAGTCACAAGACGAAGACGTCTCACTGCTGCTCGGTGTGTGGCAGAGAGTGCTACAAGCTCTCGGTACTGCAGATCCACATGAGAATCCACACGGGAGAGAAGCCGTACCCCTGCCCCGACTGTGGCAAGAAGTTCGCTCACCTGGGAGCCATGAGACGACACCTCCTCACacacacgggagagaagccttactcctgctctgtgtgtgggaagagtttcacccAATCAGGACATCTGAGGGAGCACCAGCAGTCTCACAGTGGAGAGAAGCCTCACCTGTGTCTGGTCTGTGGGAGAGGCTTCTCTAGAGCGTCAGACCTCCGGATCCACCACAGAGTTCACACAGGGGAGAGGCCGTACAGCTGTGACTACTGTGGGAAGAGATACGGCCGCTGTCAGAAGCTACGGGCTCACCAACGGACACACCACAGTGACAGGACGCACGCTGATACTGGAGAGGAGACGGAGTGAATGACCACGAGGCTTTGAACATAAGACGTGATAAGCTTAGTATTCCTACAGGTGATGTTAGCCGGCTGGACAACAACGATGATACACGTTGATCGTCATCAGACAGAGGAACAATACACTCCATTGGAATAGACATGGTTCTAGAATCCACCTAAATGATTGACAGAATTCTGATGCAGGACACAGGCTgctggggaggggagagacactGGGTGAAGTTCCCCTGCCtgaatcctaaccttaaccattagtgggggagATGCAAAACTGACCaacgtctaggggcaacttcaccctactccGTTTGGGGGAAAGAATGGGGAACCCAGTTGAGGCTTTATCAGTAAGTGTTGACAGTAGAACTAATGGGTGTTTGTTAGTAGGGTGGACAAACACAACTATTAACCTTGTGATGAAGAACGGGAGGCTCGGTTAGAACCATTACAATGGACGTGGTTCTACATTCCACTTGAAGAAAGCACCCAGTTCTGATGGAGAGATGAAATAATCAGTGCTGTCCAGTTTGTTATTGAACTTGAACCAGAGAAAGTGAACCCCAAAAGATGGCCGCGAAGACTGTGTTCTAAATTGGAATCGTGGAATGCTTGTTCTCTGTCCACCACATCCTGTGTGAGGAACCCAGTTGaaataattgtttaaaaaaaatagaaaagaaTGTTGATGTAATAATTGTGTTCTATATTGGATAACATCCCAAATAATGTTCAGTcacaggacgagagagagagagagagagagagagagagagagagagagagagagagagagagagagagagagagagagagagagagagagagagagagagagagagaatagagagagaggaggagatgattgtggagaatgaggagagagagagagagagagagagagagagagagagagagagagagagagagagagagagagagagagagagagagagagagagagagagagagagagagggctccaTCCATGCTGTCATTCAGGTCATTACGCCGCTATAAGATAGTAAACAAAGGTGTGTCATGTTGGTGTTAATAAATAGGTTACAAAAACCTACCTAACTTTTTAatctatttaaaaataaaaacaagtttCTGTTTTCTGTACCATTTTATGCCAACTCTTGCCCTCCAGTGGGTGATAATAGTTGCCCTCCAGTGGGGTGGAGGACGTACAACCTGTTAGAATTATAGGATGCTCAGATTCTCCGTCTGTCTTGAATAGTTTATCATCTGGTAAATCTGGTAGGAGTGACCTGCTATCGGAGGTATTCATGTTATTGTGGAGAATGGGTGTAGTATTCTCTGAATACTAtacgctgcaactccccaacgggctcgagAGGCGAAGGTCGCCAAGCTGCACTTCTTCACAcccgctcgcttaacccggaagctgcACCAATgtttcagaggaaacaccgttcaactgatgaccaaagtcagcctgcagacgcccagcccgccacaaggagtcagcccgccacaaggagtcagccagccacaaggagtcagcccgccacaaggagtcagcccgccacaaggagtcagcccgccacaaggagtcagcctgcaggcgcccagcccaccacaaggagtcagcccgccacaaggagtcagcccgccacaaggagtcagcccgccacaaggagtcagcccgccacaaggagtcagcccgccacaaggagtcagcctgcaggcgcccagcccaccacaaggagtcagcccgccacaaggagtcagcccgtcacaaggagtcagcccgccacaaggagtcagcccgccacaaggagtcagcccgccacaaggagtcagcccgccacagggagtcagcccgccacaggagtcagcccgccacaaggagtcagcccgccacaaggagtcagcccgccacaaggagtcagcccgccacaaggagtcagcccgccacaaggagtcagcccgccacaaggagtcagccgccacaaggagtcagcccgccacaaggagtcagcccgccacaaggagtcagcccgccacaaggagtcagcccgccacaaggagtcagcccgccacaaggagtcagcccgccacaaggagtcagcccgccacaaggagtcagcccgccacaaggagtcagcccgccacaaggagtcagcccgccacaaggagtcagcccgccacaaggagtcagcctacaggcgcccagcccaccacaaggagtcagcctgccacaaggagtgggatcgaaccccaggctgtagtgatgccGCAACACTACGATGCAACGCCTCCCAGCACATTTGGGTGTGTAAGTGAATGTAATTGTCGACCAGTTAGCCAAAATAGTTTTGAAATTAGATATAATTGATATTAATGTTCCACTGGGTAGAGATGAAGCCAAATGTAAGATCAGAGCCATTCTGATAGATGTGTGTCGGAAGAGATGGGACTCTGAGCCCAAGGGCCGGTGTTTACATGCCCTCTACAGAAAGGTCAGTGGACCAAGGTTCAAAGGTCAGATTAGGAAGGAAGAGGTGGTGATTGTGTTTAGGACATTGAACTCATCATTACATCTGGTTAGCAGCGTGTGAATGGTTtgtggggtaggccgtcattgtaaataagaatttgttcttaactaacttgcctagtaaaatgaagtttaaattaaaaatatatattttgaacaAGATTCCAGCAGGTTGTAAGGCCCTTGTATTGCCTGCCTTCTCACTCTTGTACACTAGGTGGCGCTAATGCACCGGGTAGTTTAGTCATGCAGAAGAATCATACCCGGAAGTACGGTGATGCAGTAACGCAGACAGTCGGCTTATTTACCTTTCTTCAAAACAGTCTAGCGAGCTAGTTACTGTTAAAATGACAACATATAGGATTTCTGCATGTATTGCCTTCGTTAAGATGGCTGGTTAGGTTTCAAATCGTTTAACGACCAGTAAATTGTTCAACTGACGTGAGTGACCTCGAGCTGATGTGAACGCAAAAGAACAACCATCAATAACATGTCGGCAGAATTCACTCTTCCCGGTTCTGACCGACCCGCAATGGACGAGGTAAGACACGGGACGGACGAATGCccgttagctagccagccaaatCTAATAACATTGTCCTAGCCCGAATGCCTCACATGACATGAATGGTACAAGCTTTGTCTCAAATCGGGTTGTGAACACTCCATTGCTGTAATTGCAAGACGATGCGTAACAGAGTTGCAGTAACAGCACAGACCGGTTATGCTCAGTCGTCTGAAAACTGATTTGATTGTAGTTGTTCATGTTACAAAGTATCAAGCTAGCGGTTTGTTTCCTTCTGCTGTTCAGTCAGTCTGTAGTCGCAACTTTGACACCATGCCACTGGGTGGGTCTTTTGAGGCAAGGCCAGTCTTATCTGGGTGGGTGCAGTCGTTTGTTCCTACCAagcactaacacaaacacactgatcTAGGATCCGTTTTGCCTTAGGGTTACCTGGACAGGGAGGGTCTGAGGTCAGCATTCTTACTGTTAGATGCTTTGTGAAATACAGGCCCTGATTCCCTGATCAAAGTATTggacactcatatagtctaccacaacaacactcatatagtctaccacagcaacacactcatatagtctaccacagcaacactcatatagtctaccacagcaacactcatatagtctaccacaacaacactcatatagtctaccacaacaacactcatatagtctaccacagcaacactcatatagtctaccacaacaacactcatatagtctaccacaacaacactcatatagtctaccacagcaacactcatatagtctaccacagcaacactcatatagtctatctaccacagcaacacactcatatagtctaccacagcaacacactcatatagtctaccacagcaacacactcatatagtctaccacagcaacactcatatagtctaccacagcaacactcatatagtctaccacagcaacactcatatagtctaccacaacaacactcatatagtctaccacaacaacactcatatagtctaccacaacaacacactcatatagtctaccacagcaacactcatatagtctaccacagcaacactcatatagtctaccacagcaacacactcatatagtctaccacagcaacactcatatagtctaccgcaacaacactcatatagtctaccgcaacaacactcgtatagtctaccgcaacaacactcatatagtctaccacaacaacactcatatagtctaccacagcaacagtcatatagtctaccacagcaacagtcatatagtctaccacagcaacactcatatagtctaccacagcaacactcatatagtctaccacagcaacacactcatatagtctaccacagcaacactcatatagtctaccgcaacaacactcgtatagtctaccgcaacaacactcgtatagtctaccgcaacaacactcatatagtctaccacaacaacactcatatagtctaccacaacaacactcgtatattctaccacaacaacactcatatagtctaccacagcaacactcatatagtctaccacaacaacactcatatagtctaccacaacaacactcatatagtctaccacagcaacactcatatagtctaccacaacaacactcatatagtctaccacagcaacacacgcgtatagtctaccacagcaacactcatatagtctaccacaacaacacttgtatagtctaccacagcaacactcatatagtctaccacaacaacactcatatagactaccacaacaacactcgtatattctaccacaacaacactcatatagtctaccacaacaacacacatatagtctaccacagcaacactcgtatagtctacagcaacaacactcgtatagtctacagcaacaacactcgtatagtctaccacaacaacactcgtatagtctacagcaacaacactcgtatagtctaccacaacaacactcatatagtctaccacaacaacactcgtatattctaccacaacaacactcatatagtctaccacagcaacactcatatagtctaccacaacaacactcatatagtctaccacaacaacactcatatagtctaccacaacaacactcatatagtctaccacaacaacactcatatagtctaccacagcaacactcatatagtctaccacagcaacacactcatatagtctaccacaacaacactcatatagtctaccacaacaacactcgtatattctaccacaacaacactcatatagtctaccacagcaacactcatatagtctaccacaacaacactcatatagtctaccacagcaacactcatatagtctaccacaacaacactcgtatagtctaccacaacaacactcatatagtctaccacaacaacactcatatagACTAACACAACAACACTCGTATattctaccacaacaacactcatatagtctaccacaacaacacacatatagtctaccacagcaacactcgtatagtctaccacaacaacactcgtatagtctacagcaacaacactcgtatagtctacagcaacaacactcgtatagtctaccacaacaacactcgtatagtctacagcaacaacactcgtatagtctacagcaacaacactcgtatagtctaccgcaacaacactcgtatagtctaccacaacaacactcatatagtctaccacagcaacacactcgtatattctaccacaacaacactcatatagtctaccacagcaacactcatatagtctaccacaacaacactcatatagtctaccacaacaacactcgtatagtctaccacaacaacactcgtatagtctaccacaacaacactcatatagtctaccgcaacaacaacactcatatagtctaccacaacaacactcgTATAGTCTACCGCAACAACACTCGTATAGTCTACCGCAACAACACTCGTATAGTCTACGCAACAAAcgtatagtctaccacaacactcgtatagtctaccgcaacaacactcgtatagtctaccgcaacaacactcgtatagtctacagcaacaacactcgtatagtctacagcaacaacactcgtatagtctaccacaacaacactcatatagtctaccacaacaacactcatatagtctaccgcaacaacactcatatagtctaccgcaacaacactcatatagtctaccacagcaacacactcgtatattctaccacaacaacactcatatagtctaccacagcaacactgatatagtctaccacaacaacactcatatagtctaccacaacaacactcgtatagtctaccacaacaacactcatatagtctaccgcaacaacaacactcatatagtctaccgcAACAACAACACTCGTATAGTCTACCGCAACAACAACACTCGTATAGTCTACCGCAACAACAACACTCGTATAGTCTACCGCAACAACACTCGTATAGTCTACCGCAACAACACTCGTATAGTCTACCGCAACAGCAACACTCGTATAGTCTACCGCAACAGCAACACTCGTATAGTCTACCGCAACAGCAACACtcgtatagtctaccacagcaacactcgtatagtctaccacagcaacactcgtatagtctaccacagcaacactcatatagtctaccgcagcaacacactcatatagtctaccgcAACAACAACACTCGTATAGTCTACCGCAACAACAACACTCGTATAGTCTACCGCAACaacacactcatatagtctaccacagcaacactcatatagtctaccacaacaacactcatatagtctaccgcAACAACACACtcgtatagtctaccacagcaacactcatatagtctaccacaacaacactcatatagtctaccacaacaacacactcatatagtctaccacaacaacacactcatatagtctaccacagcaacacactcgtatagtctaccgcaacaacactcgtatagtctaccacaacaacacactcgtatagtctaccgcaacaacacactcatatagtctaccacaacaacactcatatagtctaccacaacacactcatatagtctaccacaacaacactcatatagtctaccacaacaacactcatatagtctaccacaacaacactcatatagtctacaacaacaacacactcatatagtctacaacaacaacacactcatatagtctaccgcAACAACACACTCGTATaatctacaacaacaacactcatatagtctaccacagcaacactcatatagtctaccacagcaacactcatatagtctaccacagcaacactcgtatagtctaccacaacaacactcgtatagtctaccacaacaacatggggcggcagggtagcctggtggttagagcgttggactagtaaccgaaaggttgcaagttcgaatccccgagccgacaaggtaaaaatctgtcgttctgcccctgaacaggcagttaacccactgttcctaggccgtcattgaaaataagaatttgttcttaactgacttgcctagttaaataaaggtaaaatttaaataaaaaaaatctaccACAGCAAAACAATAGTTCCCCTCTCCAGAACTAGTCAAGGCTGCCTTCTGCCCTTCATCCTCTTTTAGGATGATGTTAACAACCAGCCCAGCCCGTCCCACAGCCCCCCTGCATCAGGAGAAGCTGATCAAGAGGACCAAAGAGAACCAACCAAAACCTTTTCTCACGGTTGTCTGGACTGTGGGAAAGAGTTTTCCCGCCCATGTGACCTGGTGAGTTTGATGGGTTTTATTTGGCAGTTTAAAAAGAAGAcatttacacacagtacatgaaacgtgacaggacaacacaaaaacaacaagTCAATGACTTAGACTTACAGTCAATGACCTACCCCTGTCAggacaacacaaaacaacaagTCAATGACTTAGACTTACAGTCAATGACCTACCCCTGTCAGGACAACACAATGAAGTGGCTGTAAGTCAATGACCTACCCCTGTCAGGACAACACAATGAAGTGGCTGTAAGTCAATGACCTACCCCTGTCAGGACAACACAATGAAGTGGCTGTAAGTCAGTGACCTAAGGTGAGACACCAGAgggtacacacaggggagaagccctaCCCCTGTCAGGACAACACAACCAAGTGACAGGACAACACAAAACAACTAATTAATAACTTATTCCCATTGTGTTCCACAAGGTGAGACACCAGAgggtacacacaggggagaagccctaCCCCTGTCAGGATAACACAAAACAACTCATTAATAACTTATTCCCATTGTGTTCCATAAGGTGAGACACCAGAgggtacacacaggggagaagccctaCCCCTGTCAGGATAACACAATGAAGTGACAGGACAACACAAAACAACTAATTAAtaacttatttccattgtgttcCATAAGGTGAGACACCGGAGagtacacacaggggagaagccctaCCCCTGTCCTGACTGTGGCAAGAGGTTCGCCCACTCAGGAGGCCTCCGAGAACACGAGAGGATACACTCCGGAGAGAAGCCTCACTCCTGCTCtgtgtgtgggaagagcttcaccCAGAAGGGAAGTCTTAGAGTCCACCTACGGACACACACGGGGGAGAGACCTTATTCTTGCGCCGTCTGTGGCAAGAGTTACACCCAAAATGAATTTTTGAAAGTGCACCAGCGAACACACACGGGAGAGAGGCCCTACTCCTGTTCTGTGTGTGGCAAGGGCTTTGCTCAGATAGGAAACCTGAAGAAACACCAACGGATTCACAccggggagaagccttaccagtGCCTGGAGTGTGGAGCCAGTTTCACCCAGAAGGACAGCCTGAAGATGCATCAGAGGTCATTTATTTCATACTTGTTTTCATTTTGATCTCCCTGTTGTTTTACCGTAAAGTCAGTTTCCAAGTTTTAAATGCACTTTGAATAAAGAACGATTCGATTTTAGATCTCACACGGGAGAGAAACCCTGCGTCTGCCCCGAGTGCGGGAAGGGTTTCCGCGACAACGGGCACCTGAAAGTCCACTTGAGAGTGCATACAGGTGAGGTTGATTTTTAACGATCGAAGGACATCAGTGTCACAAAACTCTCGAGTTGTCCACAATGTGGTTATTTTAAATAAAACCTGA includes:
- the LOC124027225 gene encoding oocyte zinc finger protein XlCOF19-like; translation: MPKERRKRRLVVSLMLTERKLAGVSLISDPGHQSSTKAVESQGPDPRHEEDITQTPGMNIHIVEEGKEEVKEEDEVGGFINSEGEEFDWDSVQHRESPDCGLDSKANPATSEHPEHQESHKTKTSHCCSVCGRECYKLSVLQIHMRIHTGEKPYPCPDCGKKFAHLGAMRRHLLTHTGEKPYSCSVCGKSFTQSGHLREHQQSHSGEKPHLCLVCGRGFSRASDLRIHHRVHTGERPYSCDYCGKRYGRCQKLRAHQRTHHSDRTHADTGEETE